GGGGCGCGGGGGCCCCCCCTCCCCCCCCCCCCCCCCGCGCCGCTGCCCACCCCGCCCGATCCGCGGGAGATCTCCCTGGCCGTCAGCCGGCTGGCCGACGACCTGGTGGCCAGCTATCCGGAGGCGGATCTCTCCCTGGCCGAAGGGCCGTGCATTGTCGCCACCTTTGTGGAGTTGGACCGCCTGGACCACACCTCAAGCTTTGGCCGGATCCTGGCCGAGCAGCTCATGGGCGCCCTGCAGCGCCGGGGACTCACCCCGGTGGAGCTGCGCAAGACCACCTCGGTGCTCGTCCGGGACGATGGCGGCGAGCTCGGCCTGTCCCGGCGCCTGGCCGAGCTCGACGGCGCGGTCCAGGCGGGCACCCTGCTGGCTGGCACCTATCTGGCCACCGCTGACGGGGTGTTCGTTCATGTCCGCCTGGTCGACATGCGGGATGCAACGGTCCTGGCCAGTGCGGAGGCGGTCTTCCCCCACAACAGCCTGGTGGACGATTTGCTGCACACCCGTTCCGTAACCCCGGCGCCCCAGCCCGGGAACATCTATATGAAGCGTCTTGTCTTCTAATTTGCTTCGTAAGGGAGGGGCACGATGCGACGGATCAGCTGGAGGGGCCTTGGGCTGGGCATTGGCTTGACCATGGCTGTGGCCTGGGGATCAGCCCCGGCCGGGGCGGTGAACAGCGTCTACCGGTACCTCCCCGAGCCCGATCAGCCGACGGAGCTCCCGGCCCAGCTGGCCAGCTTCAGCCGGGAGGCCGCCGGCCGGGTCTACTACCAGCTCCTGGAAGAGGGGGAGCGCGCCCTGGCCGCCACCCTGGCGGTGGTGGTGGCGGTGCCGCTGGCGGATCTCAAGCGGGAGACCGAGCTCGGCCGCCTGGTGGCCGAGTACCTGCTCACGGACCTTGCCGACCGGGGCCTCCGCGTGCAGGAGCTGCGGCTCGGCCGGGAGATCCTGGTGGTGCCCCGTACCGGTGAATTCATCCTGAGCCGCAACGTCGGCGAGCTGGCCCACCCGGAGCCGGCGGTGGATTACGCCGTGCTCTCCACCTTCTCCAATACCCGCAAGGCCCTCATCCTGCAGGGCCGGCTGGTGGAGCTGCGCACCGGGCGGGTAGCCGCCTCCTGGCGCCACGAGCTGCCCTTGTCCCGGGACATCCTGGTGTTGTGCCGCAGCTCCGAGCCCCCCTTCACCGTCTCCTTGAAGGCCATGCCATGAGGCGGCGCCTCTGTCTGCTCGCCGTCAGCGGTCGACCCCTCTTGCCGATCGGACTCGCCCTGGGTCTCATTCTGGCCGTGGCCGGCCCATGCCCGGCTGGCAGCGAGGACACACCGGCGACCGAGGCCGCGCCTGCCCTGCCAGCCGCCAGCGAGAGCGCCGTGGCCGGCGCGCTTCCTCTGCCCGCGGCCTACCGCTCGGTGCTTGAGCTGGTGATGGCCGTGGCTGCCGAGGCTGGGCACCATCTGGAGGGATTCTTCAAGAGCAACGCGGTGGACGTCGCCCCCTTCCTGTTCCTGGCCGAGGTGGGACGCCCCCGGGTGAGCGAGCTGGGGCTGCTCCTGGCCGATCAGCT
This portion of the Thermodesulfobacteriota bacterium genome encodes:
- a CDS encoding FlgO family outer membrane protein gives rise to the protein MRRISWRGLGLGIGLTMAVAWGSAPAGAVNSVYRYLPEPDQPTELPAQLASFSREAAGRVYYQLLEEGERALAATLAVVVAVPLADLKRETELGRLVAEYLLTDLADRGLRVQELRLGREILVVPRTGEFILSRNVGELAHPEPAVDYAVLSTFSNTRKALILQGRLVELRTGRVAASWRHELPLSRDILVLCRSSEPPFTVSLKAMP
- a CDS encoding FlgO family outer membrane protein, which produces GARGPPLPPPPPAPLPTPPDPREISLAVSRLADDLVASYPEADLSLAEGPCIVATFVELDRLDHTSSFGRILAEQLMGALQRRGLTPVELRKTTSVLVRDDGGELGLSRRLAELDGAVQAGTLLAGTYLATADGVFVHVRLVDMRDATVLASAEAVFPHNSLVDDLLHTRSVTPAPQPGNIYMKRLVF